A genome region from Triticum aestivum cultivar Chinese Spring chromosome 2B, IWGSC CS RefSeq v2.1, whole genome shotgun sequence includes the following:
- the LOC123042729 gene encoding uncharacterized protein yields the protein MGRNRKGAAGRTGPEPEQATGGWPSLPTDIVGLVTDLLPDVTDYITFRAVCSGWRASTLAPSPRDLCDPRFRPHGWVALCDGDAVRPDDAGDIVMFHTRTARRLRVPLPVLRGYRIVGMSDGLLVLLRKRTTVVRVLHPFTRASVYFPSLATVYHQEVKDMESLRDMKAAVCSSRTSAMAVVVWFPWRCVVVAAEAGSSQWEVLHRMPVRNTLLFRGRLYATRLCSDEIVQLYPPRQAPLDNVIARLPIAKLFWRFVDTVHLVESAGQMLLIVRRVVTQESPSEPQLLAFTIYSVDFGDNNGGHPELTRVTSLGDRALFLTMYDGCLSVSARDLPSLGSNSIYFSTRFFSVQVGSLAAGHWCRSEELAAQCQIHDGEKRIRSSVRPFTIANHLLTFCHPNKWTKGLMFHEYHSIPKSFRKLRKKISKMSRLPIPLIRRSKNAPH from the coding sequence ATGGGGAGAAACCGCAAAGGCGCCGCCGGCCGGACGGGGCCCGAGCCGGAGCAGGCAACAGGCGGCTGGCCGTCTCTCCCCACCGACATAGTCGGCCTCGTCACCGACCTCCTCCCCGACGTGACGGACTACATCACCTTCCGCGCCGTCTGCTCCGGCTGGCGCGCCTCCACGCTCGCGCCGTCGCCGCGCGACCTGTGCGATCCACGCTTCCGGCCGCACGGTTGGGTGGCGCTCTGCGACGGCGACGCGGTTCGGCCGGATGACGCGGGCGATATCGTCATGTTCCACACGCGCACCGCCCGGCGCCTCCGCGTCCCCCTGCCGGTGCTCCGGGGCTACAGGATCGTCGGCATGAGCGACGGCCTCCTCGTTCTCCTGCGCAAGCGCACCACCGTCGTCCGTGTGCTCCACCCCTTCACCCGCGCGAGCGTCTACTTCCCGTCCCTCGCCACCGTGTACCACCAGGAGGTCAAGGACATGGAGTCTCTCCGTGACATGAAGGCCGCAGTATGCAGCAGCAGGACGAGCGCCATGGCCGTCGTGGTCTGGTTCCCATGGAGATGTGTGGTGGTCGCCGCCGAGGCCGGCTCGAGCCAATGGGAGGTCCTCCACCGCATGCCTGTCCGGAACACCCTCCTCTTCCGAGGAAGGCTATACGCCACCAGGTTGTGCTCAGACGAGATCGTGCAGCTGTACCCTCCCAGACAAGCACCGCTCGATAACGTGATTGCTAGGCTGCCGATAGCCaagctcttttggcgcttcgtcgACACCGTCCACCTCGTCGAGTCCGCCGGACAGATGCTGCTCATCGTTCGACGTGTCGTCACCCAAGAATCACCATCTGAGCCGCAACTATTGGCCTTCACGATCTACTCGGTGGACTTCGGCGACAACAATGGCGGCCACCCAGAGCTGACACGGGTGACCAGCCTCGGCGACCGTGCCTTGTTCCTCACCATGTACGACGGCTGCCTGTCCGTCTCGGCCAGGGACCTTCCTTCCCTGGGCAGCAACTCCATCTACTTCTCCACGCGCTTCTTCTCTGTTCAGGTGGGCTCACTAGCGGCCGGCCATTGGTGCAGGTCCGAGGAGTTGGCGGCACAGTGCCAGATACACGACGGGGAAAAAAGGATACGGTCGTCGGTGCGGCCCTTCACCATTGCCAACCATCTACTCACTTTCTGCCATCCTAACAAGTGGACCAAAGGGCTAATGTTCCACGAGTACCACTCCATCCCCAAATCGTTCAGAAAACTGCGGAAAAAGATCAGCAAGATGTCCCGGTTGCCGATTCCTCTTATAAGGCGCTCAAAGAATGCGCCCCACTAG